The genomic interval GATCATCACCGAAATCAACTGCTTCGGCTACGCCGGGTGCGCGGCCGCCTACAACCACGGCGAGCCATGGCGTCAGGAGTTACTCTCCGTTCTTCGCACGAATCGCGACCGAGTCTACCAGTTTTTCGCCGACAAGAGCGACCGCGTGAAGATTTTCCCCATGGAAGCTACCTACCTCGCGTGGTTCGATTGCGGCCAACTTCCGGTGAAGGATCCCGCTCAATTCTTTGAAGAATTTGGAGTGGGTCTTTCCGACGGTGCCCCCTTCGGCGCCCCGGGGTGGCTTCGACTGAATTTCGGTTGCCCCTCCGCAACCCTGGAAGAGGGACTCAAGCGGATGCAGCAGGCCTTTGACTCGCTGTAACGGGCGCAAGAGGCGCAGCTAAAGCTACTGCCCTACTCCTGTACCACAGGCTGCCAGCCTGTGACGCCAATCGAGAGCATAGAAGCTCTCGCTACTTTGGGGCGTCAGATGCTTTCTCTGGAGTTCTCGACGAATTCTCCGTCCTGCATGGAGAGGACGACATCGCAGAGTTTGGCCAGGTTTTGATTGTGCGTTACCATGAGCACAGCCTGACCATGTTCGTGGCATAGCTTCCTCAAGAGATCGAAAACCATCGTGGAATTCTTTACGTCGAGATTTCCGGTTGGTTCGTCGGCGAAAATCACCGCAGGCTCGTTCGCGAGGGCGCGGGCCACGGCGACGCGTTGCTGCTCCCCTCCCGAAAGCTGATTGGCCAACCGGTGCGCTTTGTTACCGAGGCCCACTTCATCGAGAAGGCTCTGCGCGCGATCCCGCATTTGCTCGTCGGAGAGCTTCTGCAACTTCCTCATCGGGAGCATCAGATTTTCTAAAGCGGTGAATTCGGCGAGCAGGAAGTGGAACTGGAAAACAAACCCGATGGAAGAATTTCTCACGTCAGTGCGCACTTCATCGGAAGCCTTGGCCATATCCTGGCCCGCAATCCAGATGTCGCCGTCATCCTGACGGTCGAGAAGACCGAGGAGATACATGAGCGTACTCTTGCCGCAACCGGAGGGTCCAACGATCGAGTACATCAACCCGGGCTGTAACTCCAAACCAACTCCCCGCAGGACGTGAACCTCGGATTCACCCTTCCCCAGATACTTGTGAATGTTCGAGCATCGGAGGACAGGGGCTTGTGAATTTTGATTCTTCTCTTCCATCTCCATCCCCTTAGCCACTGGTTCCGCGAATAATATCACCCGGTTCAAGTCGTGAGGCGCGACGCGCCGGGATGTAGGAAGCGACCATCACGATCACGGCGGCAATCACCGATGCGGTCGCATAGTGGGTCCAATCCCAATGAACGACAAAACTGTCCGTGGCAAAAATCCCGCGGATTCGAATCGGCAGACGCGAGATCCCATACGTGCACAACGCTGCCAAAGAGCAGCCGAGCGCAAGTCCCATGACCAACACGGTGAATCCCTGCCAAAGAAAGATTCGGCCGACGTCTTTTCGCCGATAGCCCATGGAGCGGAGGATCGCGATCTCCTTGGTTTTCTCCATCACGATCATGACCAACGTGTTGAACATGCCGAGACCGGAGATCAAAATAATACTCGAAACCGTGATCCCTGAGGAAACCCGAAGGGCACGGAAGACCTGCAGCCAAGTTTTTTCCCGTTCCTGCCAGCTCATCGAACCGTGCCAGACGACACGCTCAATTCGATCAGCGACTTCCGGGGCACGCTCATGGTCCAGCAGCGTCGCCTGAATATAGGAGACCCCAAACGGCTTCTTGAGCAAAGTCCTTGCCGCCGGCAGGTGAACAAAGACGCGCTCTTTGTCGACCTGCTCAATCCCGGTTTCATAGATGCCCGAAACCCGAAAGCGCATGTTTTCTCCACTGGCGTCCAATAGGACTGGATCGCCAACATCGAGCATCATCCGTTGGGCCAGTTTTGTCCCAACCAAGACCCCATAAGGGTTGTCGCGGAAATCGTCCAGATTCCCGTAGACAATCTGTGTAGCGAGATCGGAGACGTTCACGAAACGCTCGAGGACGATCCCGTAGGGTTTGCAATACATCTCGCGAAAGTTGCCCTTGATCTGCGCCGAACCCCGTAAGACTTCGGCCACGGAAACGACTTCGCGAAATCTCTGGACCGCGTCCATGACCTCATCCGGATGCTCGACCCCTTCGACGTAGTCCACTCCGTCTTCCATCGAAATCTGGAACCCCGTTCCGCCTTCGACTTCCATCGAGCGCATCGTTTGCTGGATGCGGTCTTCGACCCGGAGAGCGCCGTTCACCCCCAGCATGGTGCGGATGAAGAATTGCTCAAATCCGGAAGTCTGCGCCTGGGTCACGATGAAGAACGCGACCCCGAAAACAATCCCGATCAAGCTCATGAACATCGACCGCTTCCTCGATAGGAGAAAGCGAACGGCGATCAGAAAATTGGTTGAACCTCGGAACATGAACGGTCCCCGAGAGACTAGTTTTCAGATGGGTTTGCGATGGAGACGTTGTCGCCATCCCGGAATCGATCAATTTCGTCGGAAATGACCATATCCCCCTCTTTCACGCCTTCAATGATTTCAGCCTGATTCAGACCAAGGAATCCACTACGCACCTGACGCATCTCCACCTTCCCGTCGTTGACGACGTAAATGAAGTTTCCAAAAAGGGCGCGACGCGGAACCAGAAGGGTGTCTTCCCGACGGTTCTTAATGATGCTGACCTCACCGGTAAGACCTGAGCGGAGATACTCTTGGCCCTCCTCCAGTTCCAGATAAACCGTATACTGCTGAGTCTCGGGGTCCGCATTGGGAAGAACCTTCTCAACGTGGGCTTGGAAGATCCGATCGCCAAAAGCGAGGAAACGGATCCGAGCCGGATGCCCGATTTGGATGCCGGCAAAATTCTCTTCATTCACCTTCGCCTCAACGAGAAGCTCATCACTGTAAAGGGTCGCGAGGGAAGTGCGAACTCCCACAAGCTCACCCGGCCAAGCAAAGATACGGGTAATGATCCCAGAAACAGGAGCATACACTGTCGTTTTCTCGAGTGTACGCTGCCATTCCTTCAACTGAATCTCCATTTGAGCCAGTTGGTTGTCATCCGAAATCTGCTGCTCTTTCTGACT from Puniceicoccus vermicola carries:
- a CDS encoding ABC transporter ATP-binding protein, with the translated sequence MILFAEPVAKGMEMEEKNQNSQAPVLRCSNIHKYLGKGESEVHVLRGVGLELQPGLMYSIVGPSGCGKSTLMYLLGLLDRQDDGDIWIAGQDMAKASDEVRTDVRNSSIGFVFQFHFLLAEFTALENLMLPMRKLQKLSDEQMRDRAQSLLDEVGLGNKAHRLANQLSGGEQQRVAVARALANEPAVIFADEPTGNLDVKNSTMVFDLLRKLCHEHGQAVLMVTHNQNLAKLCDVVLSMQDGEFVENSRESI
- a CDS encoding ABC transporter permease — translated: MFMSLIGIVFGVAFFIVTQAQTSGFEQFFIRTMLGVNGALRVEDRIQQTMRSMEVEGGTGFQISMEDGVDYVEGVEHPDEVMDAVQRFREVVSVAEVLRGSAQIKGNFREMYCKPYGIVLERFVNVSDLATQIVYGNLDDFRDNPYGVLVGTKLAQRMMLDVGDPVLLDASGENMRFRVSGIYETGIEQVDKERVFVHLPAARTLLKKPFGVSYIQATLLDHERAPEVADRIERVVWHGSMSWQEREKTWLQVFRALRVSSGITVSSIILISGLGMFNTLVMIVMEKTKEIAILRSMGYRRKDVGRIFLWQGFTVLVMGLALGCSLAALCTYGISRLPIRIRGIFATDSFVVHWDWTHYATASVIAAVIVMVASYIPARRASRLEPGDIIRGTSG
- a CDS encoding efflux RND transporter periplasmic adaptor subunit; this translates as MAKKSNSFLSLLLKIIIPLALIAGVVWFFLTGLQPKATVAPVTRGVALDAVPGSLTVNPAYSLTLTTEVSGRILSSSLELGRRVEEGELLVEIDPTDLRLQYESFKANYEAFKQRIVLRQDDEIKRKQAEQDLKNSERLYRGGNLSDLDIERARESYQLLLESQKEQQISDDNQLAQMEIQLKEWQRTLEKTTVYAPVSGIITRIFAWPGELVGVRTSLATLYSDELLVEAKVNEENFAGIQIGHPARIRFLAFGDRIFQAHVEKVLPNADPETQQYTVYLELEEGQEYLRSGLTGEVSIIKNRREDTLLVPRRALFGNFIYVVNDGKVEMRQVRSGFLGLNQAEIIEGVKEGDMVISDEIDRFRDGDNVSIANPSEN